In Methylobacterium currus, the genomic stretch ATAGCCGAAACGGGGCATCTTGAGCCTCAAAATGTGCCAGAAGGGTGGCTTGCGCGCCCGCTCCGATGCATAAATCAGAAACGACCGTTTTGCCACATACCGACGGTGTGTCATGGTATTGGTGCTGAACGGTATACCATTATGCGGCTCATGCTTCTGGCATCGCCTCTCTCATGGCATCAGTCACAACCCTACATGAGGGCGGTGGGTGTCATTCGCATCAAAGTGACATTTTTGAATGAATTTGATAGGAAGTGACGCGGCAACAATGGGGCGGGTATAACTCATGGCGTTCGTGACCGATGTGAAACTGGCAGCCAACGGTCGCATGCTCCTCCCCCAGGCCGTGCGCGAGGCGATGGGCATCACGGGCGAAACGCGCATCATCGTCACCGTCGACGGCACCGACGTGCGGCTGTCACCGATCACCAACGTCGTCTCGAAACTCCAGGCGCTCTATCGCCAGCATGCCACCCAGGACGCGGACTCGGCCGCCTTCCTCGACGAGCGGCGGGCCGACGACGGCGACGGTCAGGATGCCAGCGCATGAGCGGTGTCGTCTTCGACACCTCCGCGGTAATTGCGCTCCTGCGTGGGGAGCCCGGTGCCGGGGTGGTGGCCGCGCGCGTCGGCCAGGCCGCGATGTCGACCGTCAACCTTCAGGAGCTCGTCAAGGCGTTGCTCCTGCGCGGCCTGTCCCGCCCGGTGATCGAGGAGATGGTGCAGGAACTGCGCCTCGACCTGCACGCCCACGACCGCGAGGCGGCCTTCGCCGCCGCCCTCCTGACCGAGGCCACGCGCCGGCACGGCAGCGGGCTGGGCGACCGCACCTGCATGGCGCTGGCCATCAAGCTCGGCGTCCCGGTCCTGACGACCGATCGCGCGTGGGCGAACCTGAGGATCCCCGGCCTGGTCGTCGAAGTGGTCCGCTGAACGGAAGGGCAATCCCATGGCCTCACGGTCGACCACGATCCTCGAGGGCGGCACGCTCGTCCTCCCGGCCGACCTGCTGGATGAGCTCGGGCTCCAGGACGGCGATACCGTCGTCCTGGAGGTGGTCCATGGCGAGCTTCGGGTTCGCCCACGCGACGCGGTGATCGCTGGGATCCAGGCCCTTGCCCGAGAGTACGTTCCCGACGGCGTCAGCGTGGTCGACGAGCTGATCGCGGACCGGCGCGCCGAGGCGGCCAGGGAGTGACCGACCGGCTGAAACGGGTTCGGTTGGCACAAGACCGGGGAACCGGCCGATCCGCACGCTCGCCTTCCATCCGGATTGCTGAAAATAGCTAATACAGCTATTTTATGGATGGCACAGGAGGCGGCGATGGCGAGTTTCACCCTGACGGACCTCGGCAATAAATCCGGGGAGGTGGTCGAGGCGGCCTTCCGTGGCCCCGTGGACATCACCAAGCGCGGAAAGCGCAAGTTCGTCCTGATGACGGCCGAGCAGTTCGATCGCCTGTCCGGCGTGGGCTCGCAGCGGGCGCACCGAGCCGAAGACCTGAGGGGTGCGGAGCGCGACGAGATCCTGGCCGGGCTCGACGCCGTCGCGCAGGACGACGGGCGCGATGACTGAGCCCCAACACGGCGAGATCGTCCTCTACTCCTACCTGTGGGCGCGGGAGCACGATCGCGGCGAAGAGACCGGCCGGAAGGCGCGCCCGACCTGCGTCATGCTGATCGTCATCGGCAAGGACGGGCGTCGCAGACCCCTGCTGTTTCCGATCACCAGCCAGCCGCCGGGGTCGTCCGGCCACGTCGTCGAGATCCCCGAGACCGAGGCCCGCCGCGCCAAACTCCGTACGCCGGCCTGGGTCGTGGTAGACGAGTTCAACACCGACGACCTCGCCGCGTCATGGGCGCTTGAGGATATCAAGCCGCTCGGCCGGTTCTCGCGGAAGTTCATGGCCCGGATTGCTGCGGCCGCCGCTGCTGCGATCCGGGCCGGCGAGGCTCGCAGCATCCCGAGGAGATAGCCGGGGTGACAGCGTGAGCCGCCATGCTCTGCAGGATCCCGGATGCGAACGACCGCTCGAGCTTGCGGACGTCGGGCCTTGGCCCGACACCCCCCTCACGATCATGGCGGGTTGGCTGACGCGGGCGAAGGATGCTCCCGATCGGAAGGGGACGCGGTTGCGGGACATCTCAGGGGACAAGGCCCGGCTCGTCGAGGCGCTGGGCGCCAGCCGCATCGTGGAGCGGGATCGCCTCGCGGCGTTCGTGCGCGACCCGGCGACGGCGTTCGCGGCCAATCCGTTCCCGTCGGCGACGGCCGGGGCGGCGCGCCAGTGCTGGGGCCTGCGCGAGATCGAGTTCGAGGCGATGCTGGTCGCCTCGGCCGGGCTGCGCTGCCTGATGGCCGCCCTTTCGGATCTGCCGGCCGGCGAGGAGCTGCGCCAGGAGATCCTGCGCTCGCCGACGCACGTTCTGTACGTGCTGCGGTGCGGGGAGTCGGGCCCGATCGTCGGGGCCGTGCTGCACGGCAAGCCGCGCGAGGCGCTGCCACCGTTCACGCCGACGGCGAGATCCGCGACGGTGCCTCCGGTCGTGCCGGAGCGCCGCGTGACGACCAATCGGGCGTCACGCCGGCGGGTGGATGCGCGCCAGCTCGATCTGTTCGCGACCTCGACCAGCTAAGGGATACGGGCGCGGCCGCGGCATCGACGAAGCGGCGTACCGACCGAGGGCGCCGTCAGATCCTCTGCGCTTCGCTCAGCCGCGGGCGAACAGGGCGATGAAGGGCGGCAGCCAGATGACCGCGATGAGGATGCCGATCAGCACGATGAGCCAGGTCATGATCGTGAGCTTGGCCTCGATGCCGGCCGTCGCGTCATTCATCTTCATAGCGATCGACCCTCCGGCTGGCCTCGCTGCCCGACACCCTCGTTCCTCCGATCTAAGGGCCGAGCACGCCCCGGGACAACGGGAGCATGCCTGCTGGCCCGTCGGCGTTCGATCGTGGACATGATCCGTTGCCGCGTCATTCCTGCCTGGTGCGCAATTCATCGCGCGATGGATCCGGTCCGGCTTCAGCCCAGCGCGACCACCAAGCCGTCCGCGAAGGCCGGATTGGAAAAGCCCGCGCCGGCCGGATTGCACAGGATGCGCGTCCCGCCCGGACGTACCAGATCGACCGCGTGATGCACGTGCCCATGCACCCATAGAGCCGCCCGACCGGCATCGGTCAGGGCGGAGAGATCCGAGGCCGAGTTCCCGGCATTCCAGGTGCCGCGCTGGGCCGGATGGATGCAGTTTGGGTGGGGCGCGTGATGGGTCACGACCACCAGGGGCAAGGCGCCGTCATCCTCTTCGAGGCGAGCCGCCAGCGCGGTTCGAGCGCGGCGGTGCAGGGCCGCGGCGTCGCCGATGGTCAGGAGGTGGCTGCCACCCTCGTGCGCGACCTCGACCGGCTCGCCGGTCGGCGTGCGAGGATCGAGGTAGCCGGCGAGGCGGTAGTCGCTCCACAGCGTGGTGCCGACGAACCGGCATCCGGCGAGGACCGCGCTGGTGCCGTCGAGGAGGGTGATGCCGGCGCGTTCGGCCAGCATCCCGGCCAGGGCGAGGTCCTCGTCAATGAGCCCGTTCCAGTGCTCGTGGTTGCCCATCACGAACACCACCGGCCTGTCGCCGGCGAGGCGGCGCAGGAATGCGAAGCCGCAGCCGGGATCACCTTCCTGGATGTCGCCGGCGGCCACCAGGACGTCGAAGGCCGGCGGCGCGGGACGGAACCCGTCGGGATCGGGCAGGGTCTCGAGGTGCAGGTCGGACAGGATCCAGAGCTTGGCCACAGACGCTTCCGGAGGCGCGAGGATGGGAGGAGCCATCGCGACGAGCCCTCGCCCTTCGCGGTGCAGACAACGGTCCAGGAGCTTGCCGATCCCGGTGCCTTCCTGGTCGATGATGCAGTCTCGGCCGAGGTCGCAAGCCGCGACGATCCCCACGGAAGCGAAACCGGGTTCGACGGTCCAGGCCGATCCCGACATCTGCGCCGATCGGCCCAGCCGGCAAGCTTCGCGGGAGGGAGAACCCCCCTGCGGCGGAACCACGAGGATCGCTGTGACGGCTTCACGGTTCGCAGCGACCGCTTCTACGCAGACCAGCGAGGCGGTTCGACCTCACACAGCCGGCGTCGGATCGGAAGCTTGGCACCGTCGCAAGCCGTGGCATCGGTGATGGCGCCGTGGATCAGGGATCGAGGTGTTCGACGAACGCACAGGCGAGGCAGAAGATCACCAGGAGGGTGCCGCCCAAGGCGATGCCCCAGGTTCGCCTCCTGAGATATGCTTCGAGCCTG encodes the following:
- a CDS encoding AbrB/MazE/SpoVT family DNA-binding domain-containing protein gives rise to the protein MAFVTDVKLAANGRMLLPQAVREAMGITGETRIIVTVDGTDVRLSPITNVVSKLQALYRQHATQDADSAAFLDERRADDGDGQDASA
- a CDS encoding PIN domain-containing protein, translating into MSGVVFDTSAVIALLRGEPGAGVVAARVGQAAMSTVNLQELVKALLLRGLSRPVIEEMVQELRLDLHAHDREAAFAAALLTEATRRHGSGLGDRTCMALAIKLGVPVLTTDRAWANLRIPGLVVEVVR
- a CDS encoding AbrB/MazE/SpoVT family DNA-binding domain-containing protein, coding for MASRSTTILEGGTLVLPADLLDELGLQDGDTVVLEVVHGELRVRPRDAVIAGIQALAREYVPDGVSVVDELIADRRAEAARE
- a CDS encoding type II toxin-antitoxin system Phd/YefM family antitoxin → MASFTLTDLGNKSGEVVEAAFRGPVDITKRGKRKFVLMTAEQFDRLSGVGSQRAHRAEDLRGAERDEILAGLDAVAQDDGRDD
- a CDS encoding metallophosphoesterase; this encodes MAPPILAPPEASVAKLWILSDLHLETLPDPDGFRPAPPAFDVLVAAGDIQEGDPGCGFAFLRRLAGDRPVVFVMGNHEHWNGLIDEDLALAGMLAERAGITLLDGTSAVLAGCRFVGTTLWSDYRLAGYLDPRTPTGEPVEVAHEGGSHLLTIGDAAALHRRARTALAARLEEDDGALPLVVVTHHAPHPNCIHPAQRGTWNAGNSASDLSALTDAGRAALWVHGHVHHAVDLVRPGGTRILCNPAGAGFSNPAFADGLVVALG